One window from the genome of Hydractinia symbiolongicarpus strain clone_291-10 chromosome 1, HSymV2.1, whole genome shotgun sequence encodes:
- the LOC130628399 gene encoding uncharacterized protein LOC130628399 has protein sequence MYKVGLWICSVLLCLASVSYGQNLNCTNIPAVPTKPQDAEISAILSSANENIVVCDNIIPFLNPFIASLKLSGVEQQINQTCKLIDHLNVRLEIITRRLNCGLVVSVQEARNLQQTLENDQVSSRVLNGVKARLIVIKNRLQAIITPAVP, from the exons ATGTATAAAGTTGGGTTATGGATCTGCTCTGTACTGCTGTGCTTGGCATCAG TGTCATATGGACAAAACCTTAATTGCACCAACATTCCTGCTGTTCCAACAAAACCACAAGATGCTGAAATTTCAGCAATACTGTCAAGCGCAAATGAAAATATCGTAGTTTGCGACAACATCATACCAT tccTGAATCCTTTCATCGCAAGTCTCAAGTTGTCTGGTGTAGAGCAGCAGATAAATCAAACTTGCAAGTTGATAGATCATCTTAACGTCCGACTGGAAATCATTACCCGACGACTTAATTGTGGACTTGTGGTAAGCGTACAAGAGGCTAGGAATTTGCAGCAAACGTTGGAAAACGATCAAGTTTCAAGCAGAGTATTAAACGGCGTGAAAGCCAGACTTATAGTGATCAAAAACCGTCTTCAAGCTATTATTACACCTGCGGTACcataa